GAGGTCGGCGAGAGCGCGCCGAGCTTCTCCCCCGACGGGCAGTGGGTGGCGTTCGCCGCGCCCGACGACCTCACGCGCTACTCGCTGAACGACACGCGCGTGTACCTGCGCCGCGTCGACGACCGCGGCGGGCAGTGGCGCAAGCTCGGCACCGACTACGACGGCGACGTGAGCGTCGACTTCTGGGCGCCCGACTCGAAGACGATCTACTTCAACGACGGCGTGCGGGCGACGAACCAGCTCCTCGCGCTCGACGTCGCGAAGGGGACGGTGCGCCAGGTCACGCGCGAGAGCGCCTCCGTCCGCGTCACGCGCGACGAGGACTCGAAGCGCGTACTCGTCACCTACGCCGACCCGTCGACGCCGAACGTGCTGTTCGCCGTCCCGCCGCTCGACCAGATCGGCAACCGCGCGGCGTGGAAGCAGCTCACGGACGCGAACCCGCAGGTGCGGGGCTTCGCGTTAGGCGAGGAGCGCGAGATCGGGTGGCGGTCGAAGGACGGCACGCACGTCGGCGGGCTGCTCGTCACGCCGGTGGGCTACCAGCCGGGCACGCGCTACCCGCTCATCGTCGCGATCCACGGCGGCCCGGCCGGCGCCGACGTCCTGTCGTTCAACCCGTGCTACGGCGCGCAGGTCTACGCCGGCGCCGGATACGCGGTGCTCTGCCCGAACTACCGCGGGTCGACGAACTACGGGCAGGCGTTCAAGACCGGGATCGTCGGCAACTACTTCGACCCCGGCTACCAGGACATCATGGCCGGTGTCGACTCGCTCATCGCCGCCGGCGTCGTCGACGCGGACCGGATGGGGGTGCTCGGCTGGAGCGCGGGCGGCCACTGGTCCAACTGGATCCTCACGCACACCGACCGGTTCAAGGCGATCAGCACCGGCGCCGGCACGGCGAACTGGATCTCGATGTTCGCCGAGAGCGACATGCAGCGCGTGCGGCAGTTCTACCTCGGCGACAAGCTGCCGTACGAGGATTTCGACGCGTACTGGAACCAATCGCCGCTGAAGTACATCAAGAACGCGAAGACGCCGACGATGATCCACGTCGTCGAGGGGGACCCGCGCGTGCCGCGGCCGCAGAGCGAGGAGCTGCACATGGCGCTCAAGCGGCTCGGCGTTCCCACCGAGTTCTACGTCTACCCGGGGAGCACGCACGGCATCCCGGACCCGCGCAACCAGCTCTTCAAGTCCACGGTGGAGATGGCGTGGATGGACTACTGGGTGCGCGGCAGCGGGAAGCGGTTCGCGTGGCGCGACGTGCTGAAGACCGTGGAGGACGAGGCGAACCGCGCCGCCGACCGCCGCGCCGCGACGTCCGAGCAGCGCTGACGCTCAGGGGTCGTTCGGCTGCCGCAGCGCGCGACCGATGACGAGCGTGACGTTGTCGGTCCCGCCGCGGTCGAGCGCGAGCTGGAGCAGGTCGCGGCACGCCTGCTCGGCGGAGGTCATGCGTTCGAGGTGGGCGGCGATCTCGTCGTCGCGGACGTGCTTCGTGAGGCCGTCGCTGCAGACGAGGACGACGCTGCCGCGCTGGCGGATGTCGACGCGTGTGACCTCGGGCGCCGCCTCCGCGGCGCCGATCGCGCTCGACAGCACGTGGCTCAGCGGCGACTGCTGCGCGCGCTCGGCGGGGAGCACGCCGCGGTCGACGAGGTCCTGCGCGAGCGTCTGGTCGCGCGTGACCTGGCGCAGCGCGCCGTCCTGGAAGAGGTAGCACCGGCTGTCGCCGACCTGCACGACGTAGAGCCACGGCCACACGACGACGCCTAACGAGAGTGTCGTCGCCATCTCCTGCCCGTCGAGCGCGTTCTGCGCCTCGGCGCGCACGACCTCGTGCGCCTCGATCGCCGCGTCGCGCAGCTCGGCGACGAACTCGCCCTCCGTGGGCGAGCCCGCGGTGTGGTAGCGCCGCAGGCTGTGCGACACGTACCGCGTCACGGCCTCGGTCGTGAGCTGGCTCGCGAGGCGCCCCGCCGCGCTCCCCGCCACGCCGTCCGCGACGAGCATGATCGTGGCGAGCCGCTGGCCGCGCAGCGAGAGCGCGCGTGGATCGGGGAGGCTCGTGCCGTGCACCACGACCTGCGGGTGCACGGTGCACAGGAGGAACTGGTCCTGGTTCTCCGACCGCACGCGCCCGGGGTGCGTGAGGCCGTGGAGATCGAGCTCCTCGTCGCGCGGGCGCTGGTCGAACGTGCCGGTGGCGTCGGCGGTGGTGAACGGCGCGGCGACTCTCATACGCGACTCCACGAAGTGCGGTCGGGCGGCGGACCTCCCCAAGACGATGCGCCCGGGCGTGGAGGGCGCGCAAGTGAGCGGGGACGGGCGGTCAGGCGCTCACGCCGGGAGCACGCGGAATCCCGCGATCGCGAAGTGGTGATCGAGCGTCAGCGCCTCCTCGATCCCGCGCTGTCGCATCACGGCGAAGCTTACCGCGTCGGTGAGCGAGAGGTCCTGGTCGGCGTAGCGCTCGAGCCAGTCTCGGCGGGCGGCGACTTCGAGCTCGCGCGTGCTGTGGACGACGACATCCGTCGAACGATCGATTCCGCGCAGGGCGGCGAGTGCTGTCCGACGTCCTTCGCGTCGCAGCAGCAGCGCGTGGCTCTCCACCACCACGAGGTTCGTGGTCACGAGACGACGCCGCTGACCGAGCAGCGCGCGATACGGCCCGACCACGGCGTCGTGCGCGGGATTCTTCTGGTCGAGGATCGGATACCACGCACTCGTGTCGACGAAGAGCTCACCGGGCACGGCGACGTCTCCCGGGCTTGTCGGGCTCCGCGCGCGGCAGCGTTCTCGACGTGTGCCAACTCCGCTCCTCCATGTCGGCGAGGTACCGATCGTGATCGCGGGCGGGATCGAGCCCGGAGGGATCAGGGTACGGCGCCCCGTCCTTGATCATTCCGATCAGCCTCAGCGCGGGGTGGTCCCGGGGATCGCCCAACTCACGCTCCAGCGCCAGCAGCCCGCGACGCAGCACCTCGGACTTCGTCGCCTTCAGGTGCTCCGCCAGCTCCGCGAGCCGTGCCTGCTCCTCGGGGCCGAGGTAGACCTGCACGGGACTGGCTTCGCTCACGCGTCGCGGCGGCACGTTGCATCCTCATGAAATAGTGACCCATTTTCATGATACCGCGTGCTTTCGGAGCCTGCAACGCCGCTTGCCCTCCCCTGCGCACCTCCGCCAATTCCGACCGCGCCACCGCCTTCACTCGCACCGCTCTGTGATGCACTCGCTCGCCGTTCTCGCCGCCCTCGCCCTGCAACCCACGCTTCCCGGCACCGCCCGCACCCCCGCCTACGCGCCCGACGGCCGGCTCGCGATCGCCGTCGACGGCGACCTGTGGGTGAGCGCCGCGCCGGTGACGACGGCGCCTAACGCGGTGCGCTGGATCCGCGTCACGTCGGGCGCCGCGTGGGACCGCGAGCCGGCATGGACGCGCGACGGCGCGGCGCTCGTCTTCGCGTCCGACCGCGCCGGCGGATTCGATCTGTGGCGCGTGCGCGTGGGCGCCGACGGCGCGGCGGGCGCGCCGGAGCGGCTCACGACGGCGCCGGAGCCGGAGGGCGAGCCGAGCGTGGCGCCGGACGGGCGCGTCGCGTTCGTGCGCGGCCAGGGCGCCGCGGCGCGGCTCTGGATCCGGCTGCCTAACGGCGAGGAGCGGCGCCTCGGGCGCGGCGACGCGCCGGAGCGGTGGCCGGCGTTCTCTCCCGACGGCGCGCGGCTCGTGTCGATCGCGCCCGACGAGCGTGGCGCACGGATCCGCGTGCGTCGTCTCGCCGGCGGCGACAGCGTGCTCTCCGACAGCACGGTGCTGACCGGCCAGCCGGCCGAGCGCCCGGCGTGGGCACCGGCGGGGGACCGGCTCGCGTTCGCCGGCGTGTCGGGCGGCACGCGCGGCGTGTTCGTGACGCCGCTCGACGGCCGCTACGTGAACCTCGTGAGCGCGCGCCGCGCCGCGCCCGCGTGGTCGCCCGACGGCCGCACGATCGCGCTCGCGCCGTTAGGCGACGACGCGCCGGGCTACAACGGCGACCCGGATCGGCTGCGCGACCCCGCACGCGACGTCGGCGAGCGGCTGCGCGACGCGCGCGACACCGCGGGGCTGTGGACCATCGACGCGCCGGCCGCGGTGGACGCCTCGCTCGCCCCGCGCGCGATCGCGCTCGACCGGCCGCGCGCGGAGCGCAACGCGGAGGCGTTCGACCGCGCGTGGACGCGCACGGCCGCGCTCTACTTCGCGGGCGACTCGGCGCGCGACCGACGCCGCGCGTGGGAGGCGGTGCGCGACCGGCTGCGCCCCGCGGCGCTCGCCGCGGCGAGCGACTCCACGCTGGAGGACGTGATCCACCGCGCGATGCTGGAGCGGCCCCCGCTCCGCGCGAGCGCGACGGGGCGTGCCGCGGTGTCGAGCGCGCATCCGGTGGCGACGGCGGCCGGGCTGGAGATCCTGCGGCGCGGCGGCAACGTCGTCGACGCGGCCGTCGCGGTGTCGTTCGCGTTAGGCGTCGTGGAGCCGGACGCGAGCGGCGTCGGCGGCTACGGCGAGATGCTCGTCCGGCAGCGCGGGATGGCGCGACCGGCGCTCGTCGAGTTCATGGGACGCGTGCCCGAGGAGGCGACGCTCGACGACGGCGCGCTGCTCGTGAACGGCCGCTATCCGGACGACGGCCCCGTGCTGCCCGTGGTGCCGGGCACCGTCGCGGGGATGCACACCGCGTGGAAGCGGTTCGGCAGCGGCAAGATCCCGTGGGCCGAGCTGCTCGCGCCGGCGATCCGCGCCGCGCGCGGCGGCTACGCCGTGAGCGAGGGCCTCGCGACGACGCTCGCCACCGAGCGCGCGCACTTCATGAAATACGCCGGCAGCCGCGCGCTGTTCTTTCGCGAGGGTCGTCCGTTGGGCGTCGGC
This DNA window, taken from Gemmatirosa kalamazoonensis, encodes the following:
- a CDS encoding S9 family peptidase, translating into MQLRIPLLLAVAASSLGAQAKRPMTWLDVQQIRQVGGAAPSPDGRWVLYTVSFPDWQNARRQSDVFVVSAEQGLSSTRQLTFTKDKNETNPTWSRDGSFFVFASDRDAPAATPNATPNAAPTPGPGAAGGRNQLYLMHPDGGEARRITDARDGVSTFAFSKDGRWLAYRSGRAGEEQLYRLPVAALVSGGGAVVDSLRAEQLTRQPAGVGLWRWAPDSKRIYFVTADTVDLDEKLRREKRFTVSVRNMAVPPSSLWAIDLDPSRVTRLTRDTTFSVASFTISDDGKWVGFRGASANRYERNITEENDYADNWLLEVATGRMERLTNNREVGESAPSFSPDGQWVAFAAPDDLTRYSLNDTRVYLRRVDDRGGQWRKLGTDYDGDVSVDFWAPDSKTIYFNDGVRATNQLLALDVAKGTVRQVTRESASVRVTRDEDSKRVLVTYADPSTPNVLFAVPPLDQIGNRAAWKQLTDANPQVRGFALGEEREIGWRSKDGTHVGGLLVTPVGYQPGTRYPLIVAIHGGPAGADVLSFNPCYGAQVYAGAGYAVLCPNYRGSTNYGQAFKTGIVGNYFDPGYQDIMAGVDSLIAAGVVDADRMGVLGWSAGGHWSNWILTHTDRFKAISTGAGTANWISMFAESDMQRVRQFYLGDKLPYEDFDAYWNQSPLKYIKNAKTPTMIHVVEGDPRVPRPQSEELHMALKRLGVPTEFYVYPGSTHGIPDPRNQLFKSTVEMAWMDYWVRGSGKRFAWRDVLKTVEDEANRAADRRAATSEQR
- a CDS encoding PP2C family protein-serine/threonine phosphatase; this encodes MRVAAPFTTADATGTFDQRPRDEELDLHGLTHPGRVRSENQDQFLLCTVHPQVVVHGTSLPDPRALSLRGQRLATIMLVADGVAGSAAGRLASQLTTEAVTRYVSHSLRRYHTAGSPTEGEFVAELRDAAIEAHEVVRAEAQNALDGQEMATTLSLGVVVWPWLYVVQVGDSRCYLFQDGALRQVTRDQTLAQDLVDRGVLPAERAQQSPLSHVLSSAIGAAEAAPEVTRVDIRQRGSVVLVCSDGLTKHVRDDEIAAHLERMTSAEQACRDLLQLALDRGGTDNVTLVIGRALRQPNDP
- a CDS encoding type II toxin-antitoxin system VapC family toxin yields the protein MPGELFVDTSAWYPILDQKNPAHDAVVGPYRALLGQRRRLVTTNLVVVESHALLLRREGRRTALAALRGIDRSTDVVVHSTRELEVAARRDWLERYADQDLSLTDAVSFAVMRQRGIEEALTLDHHFAIAGFRVLPA
- a CDS encoding gamma-glutamyltransferase codes for the protein MHSLAVLAALALQPTLPGTARTPAYAPDGRLAIAVDGDLWVSAAPVTTAPNAVRWIRVTSGAAWDREPAWTRDGAALVFASDRAGGFDLWRVRVGADGAAGAPERLTTAPEPEGEPSVAPDGRVAFVRGQGAAARLWIRLPNGEERRLGRGDAPERWPAFSPDGARLVSIAPDERGARIRVRRLAGGDSVLSDSTVLTGQPAERPAWAPAGDRLAFAGVSGGTRGVFVTPLDGRYVNLVSARRAAPAWSPDGRTIALAPLGDDAPGYNGDPDRLRDPARDVGERLRDARDTAGLWTIDAPAAVDASLAPRAIALDRPRAERNAEAFDRAWTRTAALYFAGDSARDRRRAWEAVRDRLRPAALAAASDSTLEDVIHRAMLERPPLRASATGRAAVSSAHPVATAAGLEILRRGGNVVDAAVAVSFALGVVEPDASGVGGYGEMLVRQRGMARPALVEFMGRVPEEATLDDGALLVNGRYPDDGPVLPVVPGTVAGMHTAWKRFGSGKIPWAELLAPAIRAARGGYAVSEGLATTLATERAHFMKYAGSRALFFREGRPLGVGDTVRNPDLAWVLEQIAARGADGFYRGEVARRLVQDLRGQGNAMRLTDLARYYAAEREPVGGTYRGLTVWSSAPPVSGGASLVSQLQILEQLAPTPRPYPDDAATLHAMLAAWQLVPSTRGRIADPGLWPVDVTPFTSRDTARARARCFDPSRAVTLPCEPAKTTIEPQRTQRTQRRTNSMVSSASSASSAVDAVAESPCGPEHAREVTACHSAGTTAFTVADAEGNVVAVTQTLGTWGGNFYVSPGLGFLYNDKLTSYGTDPAEYGARLPNARHGSTLAPTIVLDGAGPDARPVLAVGAAGNAWIGSAVYQTLVGAVDGKLDAQRALELPRFLPSGRGPDGPAVQLEDGFAPAAMRRLQALGYRLQFVSLPGELREGYGAAITFGRGTVTAGADPRRAGAAGAVR